The genomic DNA AGGAGCTGGAGGAGAAGGATTCCATACGCAACTTCCAGCCTCCGATTTCAGGCGATGATATTCAGCAGGCATTCGGCATCCCGCCTTCCCGTCCGGTGGGGGTAATTAAGAACGCCATCAAAGAGGCCATTCTGGATGGTGAGATCCCCAATAGTTATGAAGCTGCGCGCAGGAAGATGCTTGAAGTGGGAAAAGAGCTGGGACTCACCGTCCGCCGGGACCTGAAGAACTAGGGAGAAAGAAATGCAGCACCAGCGGCAGGTGATCGCTGATCCCTCCCTGGTATCTGTAGCCCTCGTAGCATCTTCCGGGTTTTAGCCCCCCGTATTGCCGGTCCTCCGTCAGGAGCGGATGGAGCGTCAGGGTGTTCAGTCCTGGTGTGCCAGGCCTGAAGGCGGAGCTTACCAGGACCTGGTCGATGAAAGTCCATCTCCCCCTGTATTTATAACTGGCTTGCCTGTTCACTGCTTTCAAAGATATAAGGGAATCGCCGCCGGAGAGCAGCGATGCCAGCGGCTCCAGCGAGTAGGCCCCGGGTTCATCGTTAAAATCGCCTGCAGCCATGATCAGGCCCCGGTTCCGGATCCGGTACACCGAATCCATACAGCTCATCAGTTGTGCGGCCTGTTCTCTCCTTAAAAGGGCAGTAGCACCGGCTCCGCTGTACCTGGATAGCAGGTGCACCAGAAACAGATCCAGGGTATCATTCCCCCGGCTCAGAGCAAGATGCAGGATATCCCTGGTCGCAGAAACAGGGGACTTGAACGGAATATACTCCCATAGAACAGATTCCAGGCTCCCTGACCGGCAAAGGCAGGCCACCTCCATGCCACGGTGGTCGGTCCCCTCCCTGTGAAAATAGCTGTATCGATAGGGAGCCAGAATGGGATGAGCAAGCAGGTCATCCAGCACCCGGGCATTTTCCACTTCGCAGAGGCCCACCAGATCAGGGACTTCTTCTCCACCTGCCGCAACAATCACCTTGGCCAGCGCTGTGATCTTCTTCCGGTATCTGGACCAGGTCCAGTAGCGAAGTCCGCCCGGAGTAAACTCATCATCTCCCGGGAGGGTATCGTCCTCCGGATAAAACAGATTCTCTACGTTATACCATACAAAACACAGATCGCCCCGGTTCGTACTTTGGGCAGAAGGGCCTCTAAGCAGGCCCTGCCAGAGAAACAGCAGCGGCCACCATGCCATAAGCTTCATATGGACTTGATGTGCCAAGCAGCATCAGGATCAGCCTAAAGCCCGGTCCTTTCCAGGGCCCCCAGGTCGGGGGCCTCATCATCCAGCCTGCTGCTCCCTTTCAGATCCAGCGGAAACCCGGAGGCATGTGCAGGAAGTCCGGCATCGATGGCCGGAGACAGACTGTCCAGTTCATAAACCACCGGAATGGAATCGAACAGGGGATTTTCATTGAAGATGAGATTGGTGATCAGGGGATCCTCCAGGTAACGAAGACTGTCCTCATGAATACTGGTCAGACAATAGTCCATCAGGTAATTAAGCTGCAGGCCGTCATAACTCTCGATAAGCAGCTCCGTGGCGTGCGACCCGTAAATAATGGAATTCAGAAAGATGGCATTTTCAAATTCCCCGCCCGTATAGAGCAACAGCTCTCCCTCTTCATTGTAAGTGCCAAAGTAATCGGAGAGAAAAAGAGCCGGCATGGAACGGCGGGAAAATCCGGAGGGCCAGAAATTGGCCAGCGTACAGTGGGTAAAGTGGTAATCTCCCCCGTAATTCAGGGCCACACAGCTTCCCCCGCAATCGCCCACCACCAGGTTGCTTCCCCTGACCACAGCATTCAGTGCATAAAGCCCGCTGGAACTCATCCGGTTAATGACGCTGCCGGAGATCTCCAGATCGGGCAATAATCCCGATTCGGGAGTGGCACTGATCAGTACCCCGATGGTTCCGTTATGTATCTCTGTATGAATGATCCGGTTGTTGTGACTGCTTCCCGATAAGTAGATCAGGCCCCATTGTCCGGGAATGTGCTTATAAAACTCCTCCAGCCGGTCCCCGCCAAACCAGACCGGTTCCTCCAGGCTTCCGTTTACCTGCAGAGAACCATCTACAAATATGGAAGCATCCTTATGCAAATAAACCCTTACCCCCGGATCAATGGTCAGGGAGGCCAGTGAATCCACATAGAGATAATCAATAATCAGGTAAGGTTTACCGGCCGGCCAGGTAGTGGACTGAGCGATAGTCTCTCCTGCAATCATATGCACATCCTGCCCCCAGGCCACCAGGTCAATATCCTGGACCTTCCCGTTGGTCTCGAATACAATGGAGTCCTGGATCCTGAGAATATCATCAGAACCATTGGGATCCAGGGTGGCCTCCACAAAAACATACATGCTGTCGCGGGGAGCAATCTCCAGATCGGTGAAGCGGAGGCCCGGGGCTCCATCCACGTTGATCCTGAACACCGAGAAGGCTCCACCGGCCAGTCTGATCTCATCGATCCGGATAAACTGCCTGTTCGGATTCTTCACCCTGAATGCCCTGGTCACTGTCCCGACGGTGGTAAATACCGTATCAAAAAAGAGCGTGTCCAGGGTAAATTCAAGCCGGGCCACAGGATCTTCCGTATAGCTCCGTTCCGGCTGACATGAAAAGAAGAGTGCTGCCGGAATAATGACAAAAAAAAGAAAGCTGCGTATACCCATCATCCTGGTGTTCTTAACGCAAAAATGGGGAAAATAATATGAGAATGCTATTTTTGTTGCAAACCTACGGCTATGTATAAACACACGATTCTTTCAGTAGCAGTATTATTGATCCTGATAAGTTGCAACTCCCAGAAGAACCAGGCAGATCTGATTCTCACTAATGGACTGATCTATACGGTGGATGAGGACTTTAGCACGGCCGATGCGCTGGCCATAAAGAACCACCGGATCCTTGCTGTGGGGAGCAGGGAGGAGATTTTAAAGAGCTTCAGCTCCGATGAAATTCGCGACCTGGAAGGAAAGTATGTTTACCCCGGCTGGATTGATGCCCACTGTCACTTTTTTGGTTACGGGATGAACCTGAATGCAGTGGATGTGGCGGGAACGGCCTCCGTGGAGGAGATCATTGAGGTTCTGAAAGCCTTCCGGGAACAAAATCAGGGAGCCTGGATTACAGGAAGGGGCTGGGACCAGAACGATTGGGAGGTGAAGGAGTTTCCCGACAGATTTATGCTGGACAGGCACTTCCCGGATACTCCCGTCCTTCTGAGACGTATCGACGGCCATGCAGCCTGGGCCAACTCCCTGGCCCTGGAGCTGGCCGGTGTAAATGCCCAATCCAGGGTGGATGGAGGCAGTGTGATACTGAGCCAGGGGGAGCCAAGCGGGATCCTCCTCGACAACGCCATTGAACTGGTGGCTTCCAAAATCCCTCCCCCCACAAAAAAAGAAATGATGCAGGCGCTTCAGGAGGCCGAAAAGAACTGTTTTAGTGTGGGATTAACCTCTGTGCATGATGCCGGTCTGTCAAAAACGGTGGTGCAGCTGATCGATTCGCTGCATCAGGCAGGAGCTCTGAAGATCCGGATGAATACCTGGCTCTCCCCTTCCGGGGAGAACTTCAACTACTACGTGGAAAAAGGCCCCTGGCGCAGCGATTATCTTTCGGTAAATACCATTAAGCTGTTTGCTGACGGAGCCCTGGGATCGAGAGGGGCCCGGTTGATAGAACCCTACTCGGATGATCCCGGGAATCATGGCCTCTTTGTGACCCCCCCTGAAGTACTGGAACAGTACTGTGAACAGGCCTATAAGCACGGTTTTGCTGTGGCCACGCACTGCATTGGTGACGGAGCCAACCGGGAAACCCTGAAGATATATGCCAGGATCCTGGGGGGAGAAAACGACCGGCGCTGGCGAATCGAGCACGCTCAGATCATACATCCCGAAGATTTTCACTATTTCGGGGATTACAGTATTATCCCCTCCGTACAGACCACCCATGCCACTTCCGATATGTACTGGGCCAGCGACCGGGTGGGCAGTGAACGAATCAAAGGGGCCTATGCCTACAAACAGTTGCTCGAAGAGAACGGGTGGCTGCCCAATGGAAGTGATTTTCCGGTGGAGCAGATCAATCCCCTCTTCGGCTTTTACGCCGGAGTAGTCCGGAAGGACCAGACCTTTTACCCGGAAGCAGGATTCCAGACGGAGAATGCTATCAACAGAGAGGAAGCGCTGCGTGCCATGACCATCTGGGCAGCCCGTTCGGGCTTCGAGGAAGATCTCAAAGGGAGTATTGAGCCAGGCAAACTGGCCGATCTGGTCATCACCGGCACCGACCTGATGAGTGCTCCGGAAAATGAGCTCTTTGGCATCCGGGTACTGGAGACCTATTCCGGAGGAGAACTGGTTTACAAAGCCGGAAAAGAGTAAGGACGGAGTGTCTCAGCGCAGTACCAGGTTGACACCTACGGCCACAATATCCCAGGCACGTTCGCTCACCGGCAGGTTATATTCGGCGAAAAGGAAAACCATCTCATTGATATTGAAACCCACATTCAGGGGCACCCACATCCGGGGATTCATCTCAGAGGCAAAACTCAGATCCAGGTCGAGCCCCAGGGACAGGTTGATCTCGTAACGGGGCATATAGGTGAAAAGTCCCGTCAGATCCATACCAAACTCATCCCACTTATGCAATCCGCCGATGACCGAAAAATAACTCCGCCGGGCTTCATGGATCAGGTACTGCAAATCGATGCCCATATAGTCACTGCCGTTCATGAAATAAACATAGCGGGCATTCAGATCCAGTGAGTACAGAAGACCGTAGCCTCCATTGAGAGCAAAGGAGGCACCACCGGCATCAAAGAGAATGACGTTCCTGTCCGCATGCCAGGCAGGGGTGAAACCTATGCTCCAGGCGCGTTCAGGAAGTGTTTTGGCAAAATTGACCACCTGTCCGGAACCAGACACAGACAGAAAAAACAGCAGCAGGAAAAGTAATCTCTTCATAATGACAGCATTGGATGACTGTTACAAAAATAAAACTTCCTGGATAAACTCCTAAAACAGAATGTCCCGTCCCATATAAAAGTCGAGGATCCTGGTGTAAAAAATCAACACATACTTAGAGGTGATCATATCGGAGGTAGATTCAAAAAGCTGATTACGGGCCTCCTGAAGTTCCAGCGCTGTACCTGTGCCCACTTTAAAGCGCTCCTCGGCAAAGCGGAAAGCCTCATCACTGTTGGCCACCGCTTCCAGGGCCGATTTGTAATTATCAGCAGCTGCCACCGCTTCGGTATGATATTGCTGCAGAGTTTGCTCCAGAAGGAGTACCGCATTGTCGTATTGGTACTCTGCATCCTGAAGGTCAATCCTGGCCTTGTTGATGCTGGTCTGAACCTGCCAGCGGTTGAAGATAGGGATGGACAGGCTCATGGAGACCTGCTTGTAATGGTTGTTCCTGATCTGCTCATCCAGCGGGTAATCCAGGCTAGGGTTGAATGGATCCGGATCCAGGGGATTGACCAGCCCGTCACTGTAATTCGAGTACAGCAGTCCCCGGGCATAAAGCCTGGGAGAGCGCTGGCCCCTCTGGACGGCCAGATAACGTTCCATGGCCTCCACTCCGTACTCCTTGCTTTTGATTTGTGGCAAATTGACCAGGGCATACCGGAACA from Bacteroidales bacterium includes the following:
- a CDS encoding endonuclease; amino-acid sequence: MKLMAWWPLLFLWQGLLRGPSAQSTNRGDLCFVWYNVENLFYPEDDTLPGDDEFTPGGLRYWTWSRYRKKITALAKVIVAAGGEEVPDLVGLCEVENARVLDDLLAHPILAPYRYSYFHREGTDHRGMEVACLCRSGSLESVLWEYIPFKSPVSATRDILHLALSRGNDTLDLFLVHLLSRYSGAGATALLRREQAAQLMSCMDSVYRIRNRGLIMAAGDFNDEPGAYSLEPLASLLSGGDSLISLKAVNRQASYKYRGRWTFIDQVLVSSAFRPGTPGLNTLTLHPLLTEDRQYGGLKPGRCYEGYRYQGGISDHLPLVLHFFLPSSSGPGGR
- a CDS encoding amidohydrolase — encoded protein: MYKHTILSVAVLLILISCNSQKNQADLILTNGLIYTVDEDFSTADALAIKNHRILAVGSREEILKSFSSDEIRDLEGKYVYPGWIDAHCHFFGYGMNLNAVDVAGTASVEEIIEVLKAFREQNQGAWITGRGWDQNDWEVKEFPDRFMLDRHFPDTPVLLRRIDGHAAWANSLALELAGVNAQSRVDGGSVILSQGEPSGILLDNAIELVASKIPPPTKKEMMQALQEAEKNCFSVGLTSVHDAGLSKTVVQLIDSLHQAGALKIRMNTWLSPSGENFNYYVEKGPWRSDYLSVNTIKLFADGALGSRGARLIEPYSDDPGNHGLFVTPPEVLEQYCEQAYKHGFAVATHCIGDGANRETLKIYARILGGENDRRWRIEHAQIIHPEDFHYFGDYSIIPSVQTTHATSDMYWASDRVGSERIKGAYAYKQLLEENGWLPNGSDFPVEQINPLFGFYAGVVRKDQTFYPEAGFQTENAINREEALRAMTIWAARSGFEEDLKGSIEPGKLADLVITGTDLMSAPENELFGIRVLETYSGGELVYKAGKE